In the Gorilla gorilla gorilla isolate KB3781 chromosome 1, NHGRI_mGorGor1-v2.1_pri, whole genome shotgun sequence genome, AACCTCCAGTCTTGCCTCTATCTGTCCAAACCCAACCCACCTTCAAATTCCAATCCCAGGTCCCCTCTTCCAGAAGCCTTCCCTGCCTGCTCCATCCACCCAGATCTCACCTCCAGCAGAGCTGGCACAGCCACAGAGATGCTCTCTCAGAATGTGTTTAATGGATCATGGAGAAAGCTGGGGGCTCATGAGTGGTCCTTGGGTGGATCTCCTTGGATGGAAGGGTCTGAACTTGGTCAGAAAGGGAGTGAGGGGTGTGGGCGATCTGGGGAAGAAGCACCCAGTGGGCGGGAACATGGACTGGGAGTAGGATGCTGGGAGGAAATGTGGATGCCAGTGGGTGGGGGCATTAAGGGAAGGGGGCCACAGAGCTCGGAGGGCTCAGGTCAGGAGTGAGCAGGAGGCTTTGGAGGGCATGAGGAGTTAGATGGGTACAGGCCTCTGGGGAGGTGTGGGGCACTGATGGAGATCGTGGTGCACTGAGGAAATGTGGGGTACAGGCCACTGGGTGGGCCTGAGGCATGGGGGCCAGGCCCTGCGCTGAGCCTTGTGTCAGGACAGTCACCCAGATGCCCTCCATGCCCCAGGGGTGGTGCAGAGCATCAAGGACCACATCACAAAGCCCACGGCCATGGCCCGAGGCCGCGTGGCCCACCTCATCGAGTGGAAGGGCTGGAGTGCCCAGCGGGCAGGCTGGGAGCTGTCCCCAGCTGAGGACGAGCATTACTGCTGCCTCCCGGATGAGCTGCGTGAGGCCCGCTTTGCTGCAGGTCAGCGAGGAGGGGGACTGGCCAGGGCTCTGTGGGGGTGAAGCTGGGTCCTTGGGGGGCCCAGGTCACTGCATGGGCATTGTCTGAGCAGGAAAAAATAATGGCATAGGGTGGGCGGGTATTAAGTGAGCACTCTTGACCACTGGGGTGTGGATGGGCAGCCCAGAGAGGTGGCCACCCTCCAGCCTGTCCTGGAGCAGCTCCATCAGGCACTGAGGCCGTCCCCGCCCATGCCTCCCTGAGCTGGATCTCGCTGTTCCCCCAGGGGTCGCCGAGCAGTTTGCCATCACAGAGGCCACACTGAGCGCTTGGTCCTCGCTGGACGAAGAGGAGCTGCACCCCGAGAACAGCCCCCAGGGCATCGTCCAGCTCCAAGGTACAGCCCAGGGGGTCCagggggagggggtgggcagATTGGAGCTGATTCTGGATGCCTGCCCATCACCAAATGCAGTGTGACCTCGGCCAAGCCCCTTCCTTTTCTCAGCctaagtttcttcatctgcaaaatggggcagTGATCCTTGCCTTGCCCATTGCCCGGCAGTGCCAGGAGCAGGAAGCAGAGAGTGAGCGCAGTGGGGGCGGGAATCGAGCGCTTGCCACACCGAGGGCTGTGCACGAGGCACAGCAGCCCTAGGGAGTGGGGCctgttgtccccattttacaaataaggaaacagaggcactCAGAGGTTCAGAAACTTACTCCAAATGACAGCTAGAAGCGTCAGAGCCGGATCTGAAACTTAGCACCAGGCACAAGCAACCACCTTTCTAGAAGCCCAGGTTACTACTGAGGGCTTCAAGGAGCCTTGGCCCTGGGGGAAGCCTGCACTTAGTCCTCCTGCCCTGAGAGGGAcggggaggggacagaggcccAGAGGAGCACTGGTTGTCCCAGTTCTCAGAGAGCACAGGCTGGCTCCAAGCCCACTCTTAACTCCTCCGTTTACTGCCTGGAGGAGGAACCTGGGACTCAGAGAGTTTTGgtgacttgaccaaggtcacaagGCTCGGCAGTCACACAGCTGGATTTGGAGGCAGGTCTTCTGCCCCTTGCCCTTTCTCACACCCCCAGAGAGGGTGAGGAGCTGGATCTGGGACGCCATTCCCCCATCACCCCGTTGCTTTTCCAGATCTGGAGAGCATCTACCTTCAGGACAGCCTTCCCAGCGGCCCCTCGCAGGATGACAGCCTTCAGGCCTTCTCCTCACCCAGCCCCTCCCCTGACAGCTGTCCCTCACCTGAGGAGCCCCCAAGCACCGCTGGCATCCCGCAGCCCCCCAGCCCAGAGCTGCAGCATCGGCGGCGGCTGCCCGGGGCCCAAGGACCCGAGGGTGGGACCCACCTGCCGGGCTCCCTCCCCTCCATGGACAGCGGCTCCCTCTGGGAGGAGGACGAGGTGTTCTATAACTGAGGCGGGGGCTGTGCTGGTCCGGCACCTGCTCTCACCATGACCTTGCCTGGTGGGCAGCCCAGGCATATCTGGACCCCGGGGTCCAGGGCAGGGCATCTCTTGACCCCTCGGGTAGGCACAGGGTAGGTGCGGCAGGGATGGGGCCAGCGCTCATGGTGGCCTCTCTGTGTCTCGGTGGACCTGCCCCAGCAGTGGGAGCCATAACCCCCTCCCCCTTCATTATTTCACTCAGGTGGGCACCTTCCCCTGCAGGGTGTCTGCCCTCAGGGAACTCAAGGACTCTCAGAGACACCAGGGCAGCCTGGCCCAGAGGAGCAACAGCCAGGCCCCCAGGAGGACAGCCATGGAGAGAACTGAGACCCACTCAGAGTGGGTTCTGGGAACCCTGCCTGTACCTGGGGTTCagtccctccccactctctctgtgtgtctgcccCCCAGCAAAGGTGGGGTGACCACTTCTGGTAGCTAAGCACCTGCTCCCCGGCTCTCCTCACCCAGGACATCTGTCTCTCTggagtgtctgtctgtctgtccctccCTCTCTGAACCTGCTTCCTCTGTGTCCCCTGCTCCTCGCCCCTGGGAGCCCACTCCCCCTCCTTGCAGCTCCCTCCCATCTCACTCAAGATTCTCTGAGGACATTAAAGTGGTGGATTCACCCTGGATGACCTTGGCCTGGTGTCTGCTGGGGAAGATGTGACCTTGGGCCCCTGGACAGAGTCCGGAGGGAGTCAGGGAAGGTCCCTACTGCCAATGCTCACACAGCTGGTCAATCTGCTCCCACCCAGCCAGAGAGGGCCCATGGAGGATGCCTAAGGCTCTGTGGACTCCCCAAGGAGCAACACTTGGGGACCCAGCTTTATGAGCTGTGGCTCAGCCAAGCAGGAGACTAGGGTTTGAGTGACACAGCATCCCACTTATTCATGAGGACAAGCATCATAGACCTGGTGGGAGACCCTCTCTCCCTGGCATCTCCCTGCCAAGAAATGGAGCATGAGGAGGAGCCCAGGGGCCCCAGCCTGCAGTGCCCACGTGACCACAGGAAACTCACTGTGGGCCAGCGCAGGTAAGGAGCTCCAGTCCCAGACCAGCAACCTTGCAGCTGAGATGAGGGATGGACAGCAGCTCTGGGAaccagctttatttttctcaggAGCCTCTCACTGGGAACCAGACAACCCCAGAAGGCATCTGTGCCTGCCCTTGGTGACAGCGTACTCCAATCTCGTCATTCATTAATGTGATGGCCAGTCACTGAGCACCTGGCAGATGCTGGTTTTCCATCTTCTCACACTCAGCTCTGTCCAAGGTGGGATTTGTCTTTCAAGGCAGGAGCCATCGTCCCACCCAGGATGAGCCATCCTCTTCTGGGCTAGGTTAGAGTTGCCTGTTATGCCAAAGAATGGAgctgggctggagggaggggcaggTGGTGATGGGGGAAGAGAAGCAGGGTCTCAGCCCAACCTCAGTACCAGGGCAGCTGGGGTGCCCTGTTTCATCTTGCTGGGCCAGCTCACTTTGGGGCTGGCGGATTTGTCAGGTTGGAAATTGCTTTCTTCATCTAGAACAGAGaaagggggtggaggtgggggggggATGTAGAGGAGGTTGTGAGGGGGGCTCCAGCATTTTTGGTCCCCTAAGGTTCATTTCCGGGCTGAATAGTAGAGCCTGTGCCACCCCATTGCACAGATGGGATCACTGAGGCCGAGAGGGGCAGGCTGGCCACTGGCCAGAAAACAAGGTAGgggagccaggcccagtggccaATCTGGGCCAGGAAGAGGGACTCATCAGCATCCTCTGAATCCCCCCAGGTTTGGATGGGAGCATGCTGgtgtcccccccaccccacctccccacctccccagtcTTCTCAGGCATAGGTCCCCTGCTTTGCTCTGCCCCCGGGACCCTGGTACCTCCACCCAGGACACGCAGCCCACAGCTCTGCCCCGCGACGTCACAAAGAGGGAATGAAGGTTCAACAGCTCAAAGAGGTTGTGTGCCTGGATGGGGGATGTTAGGAAACACTGGAGGGTAGAAGGCGCCCAGCCCACCCTCTAGGCCACTCCACCACGCCTCTGAGCCAGGAAGAGGGGCGGGGCCTGAAATGTGTGTGAGGCAAGAGACCCAGGCCTGCAATGTCCAATGTGGCCACTAGGGGATGCCAGAGTCCATGCAAGGGTCTGGGCGGGGCCGCAGGTGAACAGGACCTAATATCCCGCACCCTCCAGCAGCACACAGGGGGCGGGGCCATCTCCAGGTCCCCTGTCGGCCTCTGCCCCTCCCCATCCcgtgtgccaggctctgtcctGAATGGCTAAGTcgtttgtccaagatcacacagggaGAATGTGGTGGACCTGAAATTGAAGCGCACGTGTGCCTTGGTGCAACTCCACTGTCTTTCTCCACCCAGAGATTTACATTTGCCACTCTCCCACTTCCCTCATCTCTCTGCATCATCCCCACAACCCTGGCAGTGAGGGGCAACAGGGCAGGAGCTGCTTTGCCCAGTCTGCTGATGAGGACACAGGCCCAGGAGGAGCAGGAAGCAGCATAAGACGGGCAGGGCGGGGTTGGGAGGGGAGGCTGGAGCGTGAGCTCCTCATCAGCTCTTCCCCCACCCAGAGGCCTCATGTGTCACACTCCCCAGTTCTCCCCGTTACCTCATGCAGGGAAGTCTCTGGGGACAGCTTCAGGGTCACTGGTTCTGTGGGGCAGCCTGCAGCCAAGATGTCCTGGAGACactgctgggggtggggaagggttACAGGTGCAGGGCTGGCCTCCCCAGGATGCCTCTCTCAGACCACCTCTCCCTCAGGATATCAGCGGGCCCCTCTCCTCCCATTCCTGCTGACCCACCCCCGCCCCATCCCCATGCCCCTCAGGAGTACCCACCTGGTGTCCAGGAGCCCAGGAAGGAGGCTCAGCCTGGAGGGCCTGCACCAGCTGGGCCCTTCGCACTATGCCCACCAGGATCTGGGACTCTGGCAAGTGGAGAGACAGCCAGAGGGAGGCACATTAGGAGGAAACAGGGACTCACATTTACTTAGCACCTACTTAGCCAAGAACTGTTCTGGTGTTCCTATGGGGCTATTGTAACTATTGTCACCCATTATAAACGACAGGAAACTTTGgctcagaggcacagagaggctaattgtcttgcccaaggtcattcagGTGTGGTAGCTGAGGGTGGCTGAGTGAGGCTGCCAGGGAGCCAGGAGGGACCCTGGCCACCACTGAGATCCCCCACATTGCAAGGCCTCAAGACAGGAGCAAGCTAGGGACGCCAGCACGATGAAGACTGTGTGTCAGGGCTGggctttttccttcatttcccaaGAGGCTTCACATTTGGCGCAGCACAGTgaaggtgtgaacccaggaggacaCTGTGTTCTGAGGTCCTACTGTGTGCTGGGGCCTTGGCAAATTCACTCTGGCCCTGGGGCATCAATGGCATTGTCGGATATTTAGTTTTGAGGGCCCAGCTTGGTGTTTTTGCTTTCTGTTGAGTGGAATAAAAACTTGACACCTAGACATATAAATGTCCCCCTTCCCTTTTAAATGAACACTGAAGGCTATTTCTTGGGTGAGCAGTGGGGTCCCACAGCCTGGGCCTGTGTTGGTTGGAGCACTTTGCTGTGGCTCTGAGGGtaaaagaggactttgtctttgtctttgagGCTAATTCTTTCTTTGCTCCAGGAAGTGAAGGCTCTTGGTGGGGTCATCCGAATGCAAACATTTTCAGATGAGATGTTTGGCATATTCCACAGCATAATGCTAACGGTCTTCCAGTTAGTGGGGGAAAGAAGGGCCTAGCATTTGGAGTGAGAACGTCTGGCAATCCTATACTCTCTTGATCCTTACTTTCAAGATGATGAAAATGCAGTACATAGAGCTTAAGTGGTATACTCACAGTTCTTTAGCTCATAAATGGCCTTATCCCTCTTGGGGTGGGCATAGGGGTGACCCATATGGTTGTACAGGTTGCTCACTGCACAAGGTGCCTGCCCAAAGTGCAAGTGGAGACCAAAATCCAGCTGTGGTGAGCTTGCCAGGTGTGCAGCTTGTCTCATTTGCACAGGAGGACACATGGGCTGACAGCAGCCTTGAGTGAGCAGGGTTACCCCCCAACCCCGCCTTATCTTCTAAATGCAGATACTGGACTTGTACCCACAGGAAATGACGCTCTAGTTAAGGTTTCTGCAAGAAGTGAGTTCCATGCCTTTTAACAAGAGCCACCATGCTTTTGTCTCTAAAGAGATGTTTTCCTTATGGCAACAAGGATTTGGAGGAGGGGACTCATCTGGGGAATGCTTAAAGGGAGGCCTGaagggaagcttctggaagacCCTGGTGGTGTCCCCATGCTCCTACCCCAGCAGCTGCCCAGGAACTGCCTTACAAGCACCCGGCCGACTCTCTTTAGACATGTCAACCACCCCAAGGGAGGGTGgccatgatttccattttactgatgaggaaactgaggctcaggtgaagtgacttgcccaaggtcacacggtTGGTTGCTAAGTCACAGAGCCTGGATGCAGATCCTGTCTGCCTGACAGGTTCAAGAAGGAGGCAGAGGGCATCCCCTACCCCCGACTTCCTCCTCCCTTCCGGCTGGGCACCTGTGCTCTCCACCAGGGGATACTCGGCCACGTCTGTGGAGGTCACAACCTTGACCACCTCCTCCAGTGGCGTGTCCTTGGCCAGTGTGGTGATGCTGTGGTTCATGAAGTGCTCCACCCTCACGCGGTGGGAGctgcaggcagaggggctcccatCAGGCCCCAGAGTCAGGGATGTGAGACCCAGGCTGGCAGGGGGATCTGTGGGGAGCTTTGCTTGAACCGGGGACCCACGGCTCTGGAGTGTGGGCAGGGCCGGAGAGGTTCCTGGAATGAGGGACTCCTAGAACCCACGGTGAGAGGAAACCTGGGGACCACATCGCCGATGACCCAGTTCCGAATTCCCAGCCCCCTGGACCCCCGTGTGCCCCACACCAGCTCCACTTTAGCCTGTTTTACCCAGCAGCCTTCCCTGGAGAATTTAATTTGAGTAAAAAGTATatgcggctgggcacggtggctcacgcctgtaatcccagcactttgggaggccaagccaggtggatcacttgatgccaggaattcaagactagcctggctgacgtggtgaaaccccgtctccactaaaattacaaaaataatctgggcatggtggctcatgcctggtctgagctacttgggaggctgaggcagaagaattgcttgaacctgggaggttgaggttgcagtgactgagattgtgccactgcactccagcctgcgaaacagagtgagagtccatctcaaagaaaaaaaaaaaaaaagtatatgcctCCCCCAGGGAAAAAAACTTGAAAGTCTGGAAACCACTGGGGTAAGCAGCCCCATTTTCCAGATAGGGAAATGGGTTCAGAGCAAGGCAGCAGCTTGCTTGTGTTTGCAGCGGGGCCTCAGACCCAGGGACTCTCAGAGCCTCTTTGGTCTGCTTTTCTGGCGCCAGAAGCTGCTCTGGTCCTATCTGTTTGAGTGAAGACCTCAAAgcccatttccattctcgttccacCTCGTGCTCCCAAAGTCCCAGCAAGGAcagcaggagtggggagaggggaggagacctCTCGGATCTGGTGCTGACTCTCTGTGTCACCTGGAGCAAGACATGGCACCTCTCTGAGCCCCGGTTTCCTCAATCTGTACACGGGGCAATACTCATCCTCCTGCTGTGAAGCCCAGCTGACCCCTAGACAGACACTGAGGCCTCAAGGCcaaggacttgcccaaggtcacctgggGCACTGGGGAGAGTGGAGAACAGAGCACAGCTGTGTGTCAGCCCCTCCCAGCCCGCATGTCCAAGGTCAGCTGCGGTGGCGTTTCTTTTTGGAGGTGCCCTCCACCCCAGCCCTTCCCAGACACTATGACCCTTTCAGCCAGCCTGAGGTGGGTGCGCTGCTCACCCGATGTTGCGGCCCAGAATCCGTGGCAGGTATGGCAGCTTCTTGACAATGATGGTGCCATCATAGAAGGAGGGCTGGCAGCTCTGTGCAATGGCGTTGGCTGCCAGCACCGCCATCAGCACGGGCAGTGCATGCACTATCTGGCCGGTCACCTCGAAGGCCAGCAGTGCCGTGGAGATGGAGTGGGTCACAGCCCCTGAGAAGGCTGCAGCCCCTGCAAGGGCAGAGTCAGGCAGGGCAGCTCAGGCCAGGGGCCAGCCTCATGTTAGGGCAAGGCTGGCACGGCTGCGACCAGGGGCTAAGGTGTGATTTGTAAGAAGCCACAGCCTGGGCACTGTGGGAAGTGCCCAGTGCCTGGGCTTGGTGAGAGGAGAGGGATAAGggaggctgcagggctggggacagGACAGGAGCCATGAGGGAGTGATGGGCCCCGGGGAATGGTGGGGCTCAGGAGGGACAGACCCCCATGAGGGGTAGGGGGTTCACTGGAGGACTCAGTGACTGCTCTGTGCCCTGGGGAACCACCAGCCAATTCTCCAGGTCCAGCCCAGCCCCACGACATTGCCCACCCAGCAGGGCCCTGACCCACTCACCTGCCAGAGCATACCCCCCGGGCATGATGGGATTGGTGATCCCTCCAGCCACGATGCCCTCAGGGAAGATAAAAGAGAGAGTCTCCCCAAAGAGGCGCCCGATAGCAGCTCCTGGCCACAGACTTAGGGTGAGGGGGAGCCAGGCTGACCCGGCCCCCACAGCCCTCCATCCCTGAGGACCGTCCTCAGTACAACCTGGGGAGGGTGAACCAGGAGCCATGGCCCTGCCCCAAGAACCCCGAAACTCTCAGAACCTCAGGACCCCAGACTCACCATAGACAAAGATGGGCATGAAGTACCCGGCAGGGATGGGGACGGTGGTGGCCAGAatcagcatccagaactgtgggagTGGGGAGCCCAGGGCAGAGGTTAGAGGCCGCTGGGCAAGGCGTGGACAAGGGAGGACAGGACATGGGACAGGGGAGTGTCCTAGAAAGAAAGAGGGTGCCGGCCATGCACCCACTGCCAGAGTCTGGCATTAGGGGAGGGTCCTCACCCTGAGAAATGCCCACTGTATGCCCTGGCACTGTGCCAGgtaccttcctttcttcctccttagcCTTCCCAGTAACcaccccattttaaagatgagaagactgaggcccagagagctgaAGCCACTTGTCCAGGACCATGCAATGGGCAGGGGGCACATCAGGAAATGTGGGTGGAAGGCCTGGGCTCCATGCCACCAGCTGCGATGAGgtaccccaccaccaccaccagagcTGGTCCCAGCTCTGTGCACACCTGGGGACCAGGGGGCCCACCTTCATAACCAGGAAGAAGGCAAGGGTCCCAAAGATGGTGAATCGCGGGTGGTACCATTCCCACCACAGGTGCTGGGGGTCGAGCTCCTCGGGCCAGGGTGGGCTGGAGTTCTGGGTCATCAGCGCCCAGGAGTGGTTGTCAAACAGCGAGTCCAGATGCTGCTTCATGGACAGCTGTGGCGGGGCAGGTGGGAACTGGATATGAGGGGCCCCCAGTGGCAGACCCCAGCCTCCCCCGCACCGCCTGACCCCGCCTGGAATCCTCCTCTGCCACTTCCCAGCGGGGGGCCTTGGGCAGGGCTCTGACCTCCCGAAGCTGTAgtatcatctataaaataatgcTGAGGCATCTCCCTTATGGGGTATTGGGGGGATTAAGTGAGATACACGCAAAGGAGGCAACAAATAGGGCTTCCCCACTCCTGCCACCCCACTCAAGGCCCCTTACCCGAGAAGCTAGGAAGCGGCCGGCGCTGGGTGGGTAGGTGATGGAGGCGAGAACCAAGGTGGCCAGAGCGGAGTACACAGGCTTGCTGTGGGGGGTGGGTGGGCTCTAGGGCTGGCCCTCCCTTTCCCACATCCCAAGGAGCGGGAAGCAGGGCCTAGCAACGCAAGGACTGGGGAGGAAGAGCAGGAATGGGGGACGTGGACTGGGCCAGCTCCAGGGGACAGAACCTGTGGGGTCAGCCCCACACTCCTGGGTATTTTTAGGGGTAGAAGCTGATAGGAGAATTGGGGCACAGGCAGGCTGGGAGGGAGGACAGAGTGGGGCCAGGCTAGGGCAGGGCTCATGCACCTGGGGCAGGAGGGCTTGGCCAATGCCACAGGCACACATGGTTTAAAGGGAGAGAGGGACCAACAAGGGGTTAAAGGTCAGTGAGGGGGTTGGGGTTCACTGAGGGGGTATAGACTCCAGGAGATATGGGGGTTAAATGGGGGAGGTTTGAGGCCAGTAAGGTAGTCGGGCAGTGACTGTGGGGACTTGTAGGGGGTGTTAGGGGCTCCACATGTGGGGCATGGGCTAGGATGGGCTTTAGGGGCTCAGGTGGCGGGTAGAGCTTTCTACATAAGGTTGGGAGTACGGTGGGGGAGGAGCTCGCTGAGAGGTCCCCAGCCCTTAGCCCGGAGCCTACCTGGTGGCCAGCAGTTTGGAGCTGAACCTATTGTTCCTGATGAAGCCAAAGAAGATTCGCTGACAGAAGAGGTAAGCGCTGCTCAGGATGCCGCAGAGACCCCTGGGGAGCACGGAGACATGAGTCCAGAGCCTGACCCCAGTACCAGGGGCCGCAGTCCAGGCCTGGGGAGAATGCCATATTGGACTCTCAGGGGCCCAAGGCACCCACTCACCCCAGCACCACAAAAAAGAAGATCTCAGGCAGGTCGAAGGGAACGTCCACCCGGAAACTGGTCTTGTAGAGGGAGGTGATGGTCTCTGGGGAAGGAGGGCAGTGGGGAGCCGAGATGACGCTCCCACCCAACCCAAAGTCAAGTCCCAGACTAACAGCCCAGGGTGGAGGGGGTGCCAGGTCCTGACTCGGAATCTGTGTCCTGGCATTCCAGGCCCCCACAACCAGGCTCCAGCCTCCCTGCCCAGCCTCATCCCTTCTACCCTCAGGGCCCCTGCCCTTCTTGCTCAACACAGGTCAGCCCCCTCCATCCTCCCAGAAGGAGGTGGGaacaaggaagaggaaaaagagggaaagagagggaaaggaagagcaaGGGGTGTAcacaggggagaagggagggccCCCTCGCCCCGGCCCCCAGGCAGGGCCAGCGTCAGGCAGCCCAGGGGGCTCACCCTGCTCACTGTTGAAGACCGCCAGGAGCCGGAACATGAAGGCCCCGCAGGTGGCCGAAAAGAAGCCCCTCCAGTAATCCCAGACAGAGAAGTGGGAAGACATGACCTCGATGCTGAACAGGACGCCTGGGGGCGACACTGATCTCAGGtgggcccccacccccaccctcctgtGACTGTAGGACCCCCTCCCCATGTCACCTCCTCCCTGACCCATCTGTCCTGCTCTCCTACAGCCCGGACAGGGACAGacaggaggggagggcagggcatgCGCCCTGGGCGGGGAGGAGCCCGCTGCCCAGAGACCCGTCCAGCCTGGAATGCGGGTGTGCGCCCTCTCACTATCGGGTGGGGACGGTTGCGATCTCCATTTTGTAGAGGAGGAAGCCGGGCTCAGAGAGGCCAACGGGCCAGGGTCATACGTGGATTTCAAACCCAAGTCTGTATAATGTTACACTGAAGCCTCTTAGCACCGCCGATCAAGTCACCCGCCCCCCCTTCCCCTGGTGGGGGGCGGTGGCTGTGCCCAAGGCGGGGCTGAAGTGAGAACTAGAATGAGCCCCACCCCGTCCTCCAGGCTCTCAGCTGGGCCGAGGGAGCCCAGGGTGTGAGGGGAGGAGCTTGAGGGACCCAGGGGGCGGGGCATGAGGGGGTCTCACCGCTGAAGGGAGCGCCAAAGACTGTGGCCACGCCCACTGCCGCCGCTGCCACCAGCATTTCGTTTTGCTTGCTCTTGTTCTAGTGGGATCCGAGTCCAGGGCTCAGAGtcagccccctccctccccactcccatttctccaaggaagccCCCGAGTCCCTAACCTCAGGTTCCCCGATGATCGTGGTGCGCACACGGCCCAGGTAGGCAGCCATCATCACAGACAGGTGCACGAAAGGGCCCTGCAGAGAGAAGggtgggcccagggcccaggtgaGGGCAGCAGAGACGGTCTCACCCAGAGTCAGCACGGCTTCCCCCCCACACCccctcctccatctcccaagCCCCCACGGCCGTCCTCAGATGGCTTTTGTCACACTCCGGGGACCTGGCCTGCCTCTTCCCCCAAGACTGAGCTCCTGGAAGGCAGGGACCAGCCCAAGTCCCCTCTGACCCAGCTTTCGTGGGGTGATGGGGGTGAGACTGGGGTGGCTGGGGTGGGTAGGGTGGTTGGGGTGCCCTCACCGCTGCCCATACCACTTTGCCGAGGAAGAGGGTGCTGCCACAGGCCAGGGTGCAGGAGACGCCCACCACCTTGGCCCCAAAGTTCTTGATATCCAGGTAGTCCTCCAAGACCACACCCGCCAACATGGTCTTCACCTCCGGGATTCCAGAACCTTGGCGGGGGTGGGCAGGGCCAGGAGGGGGACAATCTCTAGATTAAAAATCTCAACACTCTACCTGTGCGATGTTTTCACATTATGATCTCGCCAGATCAGCAGAACCCTCTGAAGTTaggattattttcctttggggacaaggtcttgctctgttggccaggctggagtacagtggtaggaTCATAGCTTACGGCAGCCTCAGTTGCcagggctcaagttatcctcctgcatcagcctcctgaatagctgggactgtgggTGGAGACCACTTCGCCCGCCTTATTTTTCtaaagagatggagtctagctatgttgcccgggctgctctagaactcctgacctcaagcgatctgtccacttccgcctcccaaagtgctgggattataggtatgagccagtCTGCCCAGCTGGGTTAGgattcctttgtttgtttgtttgtttcagacaggggtctcactctatcccccagactggagtacagtggtgcaaacacTGCTCAGTGCAGGATCAAattccccagctcaagcaatcctcccgcctcagcctcctgagtagctcggaccaCGGGCACATGTaatcatgcccagctgatttttttctatttgttgtagagacagggtctccctgtgttgcccaggctggtctcaaactctaggcacaagtgatcctcctgcctcagcctcctaaagtgctgggattacaggcatgagtcaccgcacccagcctagggtAAGGTCCTTAAACTCATTTAGCAGATTTGGACACCGAGCATCACAGAGGGAATGTGAGTTGTTCACGTTCCTCCCGCCAGGCCTGGCAGAAGGATGTGGCAGGATAGGGGAAGCCTGGATGAAATCTCAGGCCACCACTGAGTGAGCTTTGGCTCCCCTCTGCTGGCCTGGAGCAGGAGGCAGGGCTGAGCGGCCTGGGGGAGCTGTGCCTCCTCCACTGGCCCCTCCCTGGCACTGGCCACTGGAACAGGCTTCGCAGAAgagcctcccaccaggcctcccaTCAAGTCCCAGTGGAGCCCCTGGAAAGCAGGTAGGGCCAGCAG is a window encoding:
- the CLCNKB gene encoding chloride channel protein ClC-Kb isoform X1, whose amino-acid sequence is MEEFVGLREGSSGNPVTLQELWGPCPRIRRGIRGGLEWLKQKLFRLGEDWYFLMTLGVLMALVSYAMDLAVESVVRAHQWLYREIGDSHLLRYLSWTVYPVALVSFSSGFSQSITPSSGGSGIPEVKTMLAGVVLEDYLDIKNFGAKVVGVSCTLACGSTLFLGKVVWAAGPFVHLSVMMAAYLGRVRTTIIGEPENKSKQNEMLVAAAAVGVATVFGAPFSGVLFSIEVMSSHFSVWDYWRGFFSATCGAFMFRLLAVFNSEQETITSLYKTSFRVDVPFDLPEIFFFVVLGGLCGILSSAYLFCQRIFFGFIRNNRFSSKLLATSKPVYSALATLVLASITYPPSAGRFLASRLSMKQHLDSLFDNHSWALMTQNSSPPWPEELDPQHLWWEWYHPRFTIFGTLAFFLVMKFWMLILATTVPIPAGYFMPIFVYGAAIGRLFGETLSFIFPEGIVAGGITNPIMPGGYALAGAAAFSGAVTHSISTALLAFEVTGQIVHALPVLMAVLAANAIAQSCQPSFYDGTIIVKKLPYLPRILGRNIGSHRVRVEHFMNHSITTLAKDTPLEEVVKVVTSTDVAEYPLVESTESQILVGIVRRAQLVQALQAEPPSWAPGHQQCLQDILAAGCPTEPVTLKLSPETSLHEAHNLFELLNLHSLFVTSRGRAVGCVSWVEMKKAISNLTNPPAPK
- the CLCNKB gene encoding chloride channel protein ClC-Kb isoform X4, which produces MEEFVGLREGSSGNPVTLQELWGPCPRIRRGIRGGLEWLKQKLFRLGEDWYFLMTLGVLMALVSYAMDLAVESVVRAHQWLYREIGDSHLLRYLSWTVYPVALVSFSSGFSQSITPSSGGSGIPEVKTMLAGVVLEDYLDIKNFGAKVVGVSCTLACGSTLFLGKVGPFVHLSVMMAAYLGRVRTTIIGEPENKSKQNEMLVAAAAVGVATVFGAPFSGVLFSIEVMSSHFSVWDYWRGFFSATCGAFMFRLLAVFNSEQETITSLYKTSFRVDVPFDLPEIFFFVVLGGLCGILSSAYLFCQRIFFGFIRNNRFSSKLLATSKPVYSALATLVLASITYPPSAGRFLASRLSMKQHLDSLFDNHSWALMTQNSSPPWPEELDPQHLWWEWYHPRFTIFGTLAFFLVMKFWMLILATTVPIPAGYFMPIFVYGAAIGRLFGETLSFIFPEGIVAGGITNPIMPGGYALAGAAAFSGAVTHSISTALLAFEVTGQIVHALPVLMAVLAANAIAQSCQPSFYDGTIIVKKLPYLPRILGRNIGSHRVRVEHFMNHSITTLAKDTPLEEVVKVVTSTDVAEYPLVESTESQILVGIVRRAQLVQALQAEPPSWAPGHQCLQDILAAGCPTEPVTLKLSPETSLHEAHNLFELLNLHSLFVTSRGRAVGCVSWVEMKKAISNLTNPPAPK